One genomic window of Salvia miltiorrhiza cultivar Shanhuang (shh) chromosome 4, IMPLAD_Smil_shh, whole genome shotgun sequence includes the following:
- the LOC131022240 gene encoding DNA damage-repair/toleration protein DRT100-like: MRLMSRLLTVCSITLLITSIHANGSQSTDLAAVSAIRDAMSGSIATAWTGTDCCTWPGIVCHPETLRVTDIVLRAGDSPSSDLQSEKLDLTVDWTGLISDSLCQLDQLNTLIVTDWNRISGGIPPCITSLSRLRILDLSGNRISGEIPADIGKLTQLVVLNLADNEITGSIPPSVAGLSNVKLLDLSNNKLSGEIPSEMGKMSMLSRAILSGNQLGGSVPESFAGLSRMADLDLSMNQICGSIPDWMGSMRVLSVLNLNSNKLSGEIPASLFGNKGLNYLDLSRNSLEGKVPDSFSAENYFINLNLSYNKLSGEVPKSIQLVKYMGALDLEGNNFEA; this comes from the coding sequence ATGAGATTGATGAGCAGATTGTTGACGGTTTGCAGCATTACGCTGCTGATTACCTCAATACACGCAAATGGAAGCCAATCTACTGACCTCGCGGCGGTGTCGGCCATCAGAGATGCGATGAGCGGTTCGATCGCCACCGCATGGACCGGTACCGACTGCTGCACGTGGCCGGGGATCGTCTGCCACCCGGAGACGCTCCGAGTCACCGACATCGTCCTCCGCGCCGGCGACTCGCCGAGTTCCGATCTACAGAGCGAGAAGCTCGATCTGACCGTCGATTGGACCGGCCTCATCTCCGACTCCCTCTGCCAGCTCGATCAGCTCAACACGCTCATCGTCACCGACTGGAACAGGATCTCCGGCGGGATCCCGCCGTGCATCACCTCGCTCTCCCGCCTCCGCATCCTCGACCTCTCCGGAAACAGAATCTCCGGCGAGATCCCTGCGGATATCGGGAAGCTGACCCAGCTCGTGGTGCTGAATCTCGCGGACAACGAGATCACCGGCTCGATTCCCCCATCCGTCGCCGGCCTCAGCAACGTGAAGCTTCTAGACCTCAGCAACAACAAACTCTCCGGTGAGATTCCGTCGGAGATGGGGAAAATGAGTATGCTGAGCCGCGCGATACTGAGCGGGAACCAACTCGGCGGTTCGGTACCTGAGTCGTTCGCCGGTCTGTCTAGGATGGCTGATTTGGACCTGTCGATGAACCAGATATGCGGTTCGATTCCGGATTGGATGGGGTCGATGCGGGTGCTGTCGGTCCTGAATCTGAACTCGAATAAACTTTCCGGTGAGATACCGGCGAGTTTGTTCGGCAACAAGGGTTTGAATTACTTGGATTTAAGCCGGAATTCATTGGAAGGGAAGGTGCCGGATAGTTTCAGCGCTGAAAATTACtttataaatttgaatttatcgTATAATAAGTTGAGCGGTGAAGTTCCAAAGTCTATTCAGTTGGTGAAGTATATGGGCGCCTTGGATTTGGAGGGCAATAATTTTGAAGCCTAG
- the LOC131022234 gene encoding uncharacterized protein LOC131022234 encodes MQIPVIDLAPYLEFSANSPSPGKEEPDSNLKTLCSEVSRTLRETGALLVKDPRCSAADNDRFLDMMEKYFEMPDDFKRRQERPQLHYQVGVTPEGVEVPRSLVDEEMQEKLRSMPVESQPSNPAGPDPKWRYMWRVGPRPSSTRFKELNSEPVIPEGFPVWKDTMDSWGYKMVSAIEVVAEMAAVGFGLQKDAFTSLMNQGPHLLAPTGSNLKRHGQIGTVFAGYHYDLNFLTIHGRSRFPGLNIWLRNGQKMEVKVPVGCLLIQTGKQIEWLTAGECIAGMHEVVVTDRTIEAMKLASEQNRSLWRVSSTLFGHIASDAILKPLGHFADSPLACKYPSMRAGEFVEQELAVINLKGSKGETS; translated from the exons ATGCAGATTCCGGTGATCGATCTGGCGCCCTACTTGGAATTCTCCGCGAATTCTCCGAGCCCGGGCAAGGAGGAGCCCGATTCGAATCTGAAGACTCTGTGCTCGGAAGTCAGCCGAACCCTAAGAGAGACGGGAGCTCTGCTTGTTAAGGATCCGCGATGCTCCGCCGCAGACAACGATCGCTTTCTCGACATGATGGAGAAGTATTTTGAAATGCCCGATGATTTCAAGCGCCGCCAGGAGCGCCCGCAGCTCCATTACCAG GTAGGAGTGACACCTGAAGGAGTTGAAGTACCCCGTAGTTTAGTTGATGAAGAAATGCAAGAGAAGCTAAGATCAATGCCAGTAGAGTCTCAGCCTTCCAATCCTGCTGGACCTGACCCTAAGTGGCGGTATATGTGGAGGGTTGGTCCACGGCCATCAAGTACCCGCTTTAAG GAACTTAACTCTGAGCCTGTCATACCTGAGGGATTTCCTGTGTGGAAAGATACCATGGATTCATGGGGGTACAAAATGGTGTCTGCTATAGAG GTTGTTGCTGAAATGGCTGCAGTTGGATTTGGCCTGCAGAAAGATGCATTCACGTCTCTTATGAACCAG GGACCACACCTACTTGCTCCAACAGGAAGCAATCTAAAACGCCATGGCCAAATAGGCACAGTATTTGCAGGGTATCATTATGACCTCAACTTTCTTACTATTCATGGTAGGAGTAGATTCCCGGGACTAAATATTTGGCTGAGAAATGGGCAAAAAATGGAAGTTAAAGTTCCTGTGGGATGTCTCCTCATTCAAACAGGAAAACAG ATAGAATGGCTAACTGCTGGAGAATGCATAGCTGGCATGCACGAAGTTGTTGTGACTGATCGCACAATTGAAGCAATGAAATTAGCTTCAGAGCAAAATCGCAGCCTTTGGAGAGTATCCTCAACA CTTTTCGGGCACATAGCATCAGACGCAATTTTGAAACCGCTAGGCCATTTTGCGGACTCACCCCTAGCCTGCAAATATCCCTCTATGCGTGCCGGAGAGTTTGTGGAACAAGAGCTCGCAGTTATCAATCTCAAAGGAAGTAAAGGAGAGACATCATAA
- the LOC131022213 gene encoding heat shock cognate 70 kDa protein-like — protein sequence MAEKGQGRAIGIDLGTTYSCVAAWQHERIEIIANDQGNRTTPSYVAFIDSHRLIGDAAKNQVANNPINTIFDAKRLIGRKFNDPTVQSDMILWPFKVIADSTNKPMIVVTYKGEEKQFAAEEISSMVLTKMKDVAEAYLGESVNNAVITVPAYFNDSQRRATKDAGAIAGLNVMRIINEPTAAAIAYLVDKRATFRGEKNVLIFDLGGGTFDVSLVTINAGVLRVKAVSGDTHLGGEDMDNRMVNHFVKEFKRKKNMDISGNPRAIRRLRTACERAKRILSSTFETNIEIESLFEGIDSISTITRAKFEELNMDLFNTCIEQVKMCLQDAKMEKSSIHDVVLVGGSSRIPKVQQMLQELFDGKKVCKSINPDEAVAYGAAALAAHLSGEGDDKVRQLVLLDVTPLSLGIECNGDKMVVFIPRNTAIPTRKEIKDFSTAEDNQTNATFRVYEGERSRATDNNLLGEFCLEGIPTAPRGAICFNVCFDIDANGILKVSAGEATSGLNNNITINSYMGRLSKEQIEKMVDDADKYKREDEEHKKNVAAMYAVEDYAYETRNTIRCAAKLTEDDKKKMEDAFESFIQWLDSNKLAEADDYKNKMKELETIFNPIIAKID from the exons ATGGCAGAAAAGGGGCAAGGACGGGCGATTGGGATCGATTTGGGGACGACATATTCATGTGTGGCAGCGTGGCAGCATGAACGCATTGAGATTATAGCGAATGATCAGGGCAACCGCACCACGCCATCTTATGTGGCCTTCATCGACTCCCACCGTCTCATCGGAGATGCCGCCAAGAATCAAGTTGCTAATAATCCCATCAACACTATTTTTG ATGCAAAGAGGCTGATCGGTCGCAAATTCAATGACCCAACGGTTCAGAGTGACATGATACTTTGGCCATTCAAGGTCATTGCTGACTCCACCAACAAGCCTATGATAGTAGTAACCTACAAAGGAGAGGAGAAGCAGTTTGCAGCTGAGGAGATCTCGTCAATGGTGCTCACCAAGATGAAGGATGTCGCCGAGGCTTATCTTGGAGAGTCGGTGAACAATGCTGTGATCACCGTGCCTGCTTATTTCAACGACTCTCAGCGTCGCGCAACCAAGGATGCGGGAGCCATTGCCGGCCTTAATGTTATGAGGATCATCAATGAGCCTACTGCTGCAGCCATCGCATACCTTGTGGATAAACGAGCTACTTTCCGCGGCGAaaaaaatgtgctcattttcgACCTTGGTGGTGGCACGTTTGATGTGTCTCTGGTGACTATTAATGCGGGCGTCTTAAGAGTGAAGGCTGTTTCTGGAGATACTCATCTTGGAGGCGAGGATATGGACAACAGGATGGTGAATCATTTCGTAAAAGAGTTCAAGCGCAAGAAAAATATGGATATTAGTGGGAACCCAAGAGCTATTAGGAGATTAAGGACTGCTTGTGAAAGGGCCAAGAGAATCCTTTCCTCCACTTTTGAAACCAATATTGAGATTGAATCATTGTTTGAGGGGATTGATTCCATTTCGACTATCACTCGTGCTAAATTTGAGGAActtaatatggatttattcaACACATGTATAGAGCAGGTCAAGATGTGCTTGCAGGATGCTAAGATGGAGAAGAGCAGCATCCATGATGTGGTGTTGGTGGGTGGGTCGAGTAGAATTCCCAAGGTCCAGCAGATGTTACAGGAGTTGTTCGATGGGAAAAAGGTGTGCAAGAGCATTAACCCGGACGAAGCTGTGGCTTATGGCGCTGCCGCGCTTGCTGCCCATTTGAGTGGTGAAGGCGATGATAAGGTGCGACAATTGGTTCTTTTGGATGTTACTCCGTTGTCCCTTGGTATTGAATGTAATGGAGATAAGATGGTGGTGTTTATTCCGAGGAATACAGCTATCCCAACAAGGAAGGAAATCAAAGATTTCTCCACAGCGGAGGATAATCAGACCAATGCGACATTTCGGGTGTACGAGGGCGAAAGAAGCAGGGCAACAGACAACAATCTGCTAGGGGAATTCTGTCTCGAAGGCATTCCAACGGCTCCCCGGGGTGCAATTTGTTTCAATGTGTGCTTCGACATTGATGCGAATGGTATCCTGAAGGTGTCGGCGGGAGAGGCAACGAGTGGACTAAACAACAACATCACCATCAACAGCTACATGGGTAGGCTGTCCAAGGAGCAAATAGAGAAGATGGTTGACGATGCTGACAAGTACAAGAGGGAAGATGAGGAGCATAAGAAGAATGTTGCGGCCATGTATGCTGTGGAGGACTACGCCTACGAGACGAGGAACACCATCAGATGTGCAGCCAAGCTCACAGAAGACGACAAGAAGAAGATGGAAGATGCTTTTGAGTCTTTTATACAATGGTTGGACTCAAACAAACTTGCAGAAGCTGATGATTACAAAAATAAGATGAAGGAGCTCGAGACCATTTTCAATCCCATCATTGCCAAGATAGACTAA
- the LOC131022212 gene encoding heat shock cognate 70 kDa protein-like isoform X1: MCLLLASMAEKGQGRAIGIDLGTTYSCVAAWQHERVEIIANDQGNRTTPSYVAFTHSERLIGDAAKNQVANNPINTIFDAKRLIGRNFNDPTVQSDMILWPFKVIADPTNKPMIVVTYKGEEKQFAAEEISSMVLTKMKDVAEAYVGETVNNAVVTVPAYFNDSQRRATKEAGVIAGLNVMRIINEPTAAAIAYLVDKRATIHGEKNVLIFDLGGGTFDVSLVTIKAAGTLQVKAVSGDTHLGGEDMDNRMVNHFIKEFKHKKNKDISENPRAIRRLRSACERAKRILSSTVETHIEIESLFEGFDSISTITRAKFEELCMDLFNTCIEQVKVCLQEAKMEKSSVHDIVLVGGSSRIPKIQQMLQELFDGKKVCKSINPDEAVAYGAAALAAQLSGEGDDKVRELVLLDVTPLPLGIGLDGDLMAVCIPRNTPIPTRKERKDVFTTKDNQTSVSFPVYEGERSRASDNNLLGRFTLTGIPAAPRGAICFNVCFDIDANGILNVSAGEATSGQNNNITINSYMGRLSKEQIEKMVDGADKYKREDEEHKKNVAAKYAVEDYAYNTRNAIRCAAKLTEDDKKKMEDAFKSFIQWLGSNKLAEADDYKNKMKELKTIFNPIIAKMD, translated from the exons ATGTGCTTATTGTTGGCATCAATGGCAGAAAAGGGGCAAGGACGGGCGATTGGGATCGATTTGGGGACGACGTATTCGTGTGTGGCAGCGTGGCAGCACGAACGCGTTGAGATTATAGCGAATGATCAGGGAAATCGCACCACGCCGTCTTACGTCGCCTTCACCCACTCCGAGCGTCTCATAGGAGACGCCGCCAAGAATCAAGTCGCCAATAATCCCATTAACACTATTTTCG ATGCTAAGAGGCTGATCGGTCGTAATTTCAACGACCCAACGGTTCAGAGTGACATGATACTTTGGCCATTCAAGGTCATTGCTGACCCCACCAACAAGCCTATGATAGTAGTAACATACAAAGGAGAGGAGAAGCAATTTGCAGCTGAGGAGATCTCCTCAATGGTGCTCACCAAGATGAAGGATGTCGCCGAGGCATATGTTGGAGAGACGGTGAACAATGCCGTCGTCACCGTGCCTGCTTATTTCAATGACTCTCAGCGTCGTGCAACCAAGGAAGCGGGAGTCATTGCCGGTCTTAATGTTATGAGGATCATCAATGAGCCTACTGCTGCAGCCATCGCATACCTTGTGGATAAACGAGCTACGATCCATGGGGAaaaaaatgtgctcattttcgACCTTGGTGGTGGCACGTTTGATGTGTCTTTGGTGACGATTAAGGCTGCAGGTACTTTACAAGTGAAGGCTGTTTCTGGAGATACTCATCTTGGAGGCGAGGACATGGACAACAGGATGGTGAATCACTTCATCAAAGAGTTCAAGCACAAGAAGAATAAAGATATTAGTGAGAATCCAAGAGCTATTAGGAGATTAAGGAGTGCTTGTGAAAGGGCCAAGAGAATCCTTTCCTCCACCGTCGAAACCCATATTGAGATTGAATCATTGTTTGAGGGGTTTGATTCCATTTCGACTATCACTCGTGCTAAATTTGAGGAACTTTGCATGGATTTATTCAACACATGTATAGAGCAGGTTAAGGTGTGTTTGCAGGAGGCAAAGATGGAGAAGAGCAGCGTCCATGATATTGTGTTGGTGGGCGGGTCGAGCAGAATTCCCAAGATCCAGCAGATGTTGCAGGAGTTGTTCGATGGGAAAAAGGTGTGCAAGAGCATTAACCCGGATGAAGCTGTGGCTTATGGCGCTGCCGCGCTTGCTGCTCAATTGAGTGGTGAAGGCGATGATAAGGTGCGAGAATTGGTTCTTTTGGATGTTACTCCGTTGCCCCTTGGTATTGGACTTGATGGAGATTTGATGGCCGTGTGTATTCCGAGGAATACACCTATCCCAACAAGGAAGGAAAGAAAAGATGTCTTCACAACGAAGGACAATCAGACTAGTGTTTCATTTCCGGTGTACGAGGGGGAAAGAAGCAGGGCATCAGACAACAATCTGCTAGGGAGATTCACGCTCACAGGCATTCCAGCGGCTCCCCGGGGTGCAATTTGTTTCAATGTGTGCTTCGACATTGATGCGAATGGTATCCTGAACGTGTCGGCGGGAGAGGCAACGAGTGGACAGAATAACAACATCACCATCAACAGCTACATGGGTAGGCTGTCCAAGGAGCAAATAGAGAAGATGGTTGACGGGGCTGACAAGTACAAGAGGGAAGATGAGGAGCATAAGAAGAATGTTGCGGCCAAGTATGCCGTGGAGGACTACGCCTACAACACGAGGAACGCCATCAGATGTGCAGCCAAGCTCACAGAAGACGACAAGAAGAAGATGGAAGATGCTTTCAAGTCTTTTATACAATGGTTGGGCTCAAACAAACTTGCAGAAGCTGATGATTACAAAAATAAGATGAAGGAGCTCAAGACCATTTTCAATCCCATCATTGCCAAGATGGATTAA
- the LOC131022212 gene encoding heat shock cognate 70 kDa protein-like isoform X2, producing MILWPFKVIADPTNKPMIVVTYKGEEKQFAAEEISSMVLTKMKDVAEAYVGETVNNAVVTVPAYFNDSQRRATKEAGVIAGLNVMRIINEPTAAAIAYLVDKRATIHGEKNVLIFDLGGGTFDVSLVTIKAAGTLQVKAVSGDTHLGGEDMDNRMVNHFIKEFKHKKNKDISENPRAIRRLRSACERAKRILSSTVETHIEIESLFEGFDSISTITRAKFEELCMDLFNTCIEQVKVCLQEAKMEKSSVHDIVLVGGSSRIPKIQQMLQELFDGKKVCKSINPDEAVAYGAAALAAQLSGEGDDKVRELVLLDVTPLPLGIGLDGDLMAVCIPRNTPIPTRKERKDVFTTKDNQTSVSFPVYEGERSRASDNNLLGRFTLTGIPAAPRGAICFNVCFDIDANGILNVSAGEATSGQNNNITINSYMGRLSKEQIEKMVDGADKYKREDEEHKKNVAAKYAVEDYAYNTRNAIRCAAKLTEDDKKKMEDAFKSFIQWLGSNKLAEADDYKNKMKELKTIFNPIIAKMD from the coding sequence ATGATACTTTGGCCATTCAAGGTCATTGCTGACCCCACCAACAAGCCTATGATAGTAGTAACATACAAAGGAGAGGAGAAGCAATTTGCAGCTGAGGAGATCTCCTCAATGGTGCTCACCAAGATGAAGGATGTCGCCGAGGCATATGTTGGAGAGACGGTGAACAATGCCGTCGTCACCGTGCCTGCTTATTTCAATGACTCTCAGCGTCGTGCAACCAAGGAAGCGGGAGTCATTGCCGGTCTTAATGTTATGAGGATCATCAATGAGCCTACTGCTGCAGCCATCGCATACCTTGTGGATAAACGAGCTACGATCCATGGGGAaaaaaatgtgctcattttcgACCTTGGTGGTGGCACGTTTGATGTGTCTTTGGTGACGATTAAGGCTGCAGGTACTTTACAAGTGAAGGCTGTTTCTGGAGATACTCATCTTGGAGGCGAGGACATGGACAACAGGATGGTGAATCACTTCATCAAAGAGTTCAAGCACAAGAAGAATAAAGATATTAGTGAGAATCCAAGAGCTATTAGGAGATTAAGGAGTGCTTGTGAAAGGGCCAAGAGAATCCTTTCCTCCACCGTCGAAACCCATATTGAGATTGAATCATTGTTTGAGGGGTTTGATTCCATTTCGACTATCACTCGTGCTAAATTTGAGGAACTTTGCATGGATTTATTCAACACATGTATAGAGCAGGTTAAGGTGTGTTTGCAGGAGGCAAAGATGGAGAAGAGCAGCGTCCATGATATTGTGTTGGTGGGCGGGTCGAGCAGAATTCCCAAGATCCAGCAGATGTTGCAGGAGTTGTTCGATGGGAAAAAGGTGTGCAAGAGCATTAACCCGGATGAAGCTGTGGCTTATGGCGCTGCCGCGCTTGCTGCTCAATTGAGTGGTGAAGGCGATGATAAGGTGCGAGAATTGGTTCTTTTGGATGTTACTCCGTTGCCCCTTGGTATTGGACTTGATGGAGATTTGATGGCCGTGTGTATTCCGAGGAATACACCTATCCCAACAAGGAAGGAAAGAAAAGATGTCTTCACAACGAAGGACAATCAGACTAGTGTTTCATTTCCGGTGTACGAGGGGGAAAGAAGCAGGGCATCAGACAACAATCTGCTAGGGAGATTCACGCTCACAGGCATTCCAGCGGCTCCCCGGGGTGCAATTTGTTTCAATGTGTGCTTCGACATTGATGCGAATGGTATCCTGAACGTGTCGGCGGGAGAGGCAACGAGTGGACAGAATAACAACATCACCATCAACAGCTACATGGGTAGGCTGTCCAAGGAGCAAATAGAGAAGATGGTTGACGGGGCTGACAAGTACAAGAGGGAAGATGAGGAGCATAAGAAGAATGTTGCGGCCAAGTATGCCGTGGAGGACTACGCCTACAACACGAGGAACGCCATCAGATGTGCAGCCAAGCTCACAGAAGACGACAAGAAGAAGATGGAAGATGCTTTCAAGTCTTTTATACAATGGTTGGGCTCAAACAAACTTGCAGAAGCTGATGATTACAAAAATAAGATGAAGGAGCTCAAGACCATTTTCAATCCCATCATTGCCAAGATGGATTAA
- the LOC131022214 gene encoding heat shock cognate 70 kDa protein-like, with product MAGKGPGRAIGIDLGTTYSCVAAWQHQRIEIIANDQGNRTTPSYVAFTDSQRLVGDAARNQVANNPINTIFDAKRLIGRKFNDPTVQSDMILWPFKVIADSTNKPMIVVTYKGEEKQFAAEEISSMVLTKMKDVAEAYLGESVNNAVITVPAYFNDSQRRATKDAGAIAGLNVMRIINEPTAAAIAYLVDKRATFRGEKNVLIFDLGGGTFDVSLVTINAGVLRVKAVSGDTHLGGEDMDNRMVNHFVKEFKRKKNMDISGNPRAIRRLRTACERAKRILSSTFETNIEIESLFEGIDSISTITRAKFEELNMDLFNTCIEQVKMCLQDAKMKKSSIHDVVLVGGSSRIPKVQQMLQELFDGKKVCKSINPDEAVAYGAAALAAQLSGEGNDKVRQLVLLDVTPLSLGIECNGDKMCVFIPRNTAIPTRKEIKNFTTSKDNHTSVSFPVYEGERSRATDNNLLGEFWLKGIPAAPRGAICFNVCFDIDANGILNVSAGEATSGLNNNITINSYMGRLSKKQIEKMIQDADKYKKEDEEHRKNVAAKHAVEDYAYNTRNTIRCAAKLTEDDKKKMEDAFQCFMQWLDSNKHAQADDFMNKMKELQTIFNPIIAKMD from the exons ATGGCAGGAAAAGGCCCAGGACGGGCGATTGGGATCGATTTGGGGACGACGTATTCGTGTGTGGCAGCGTGGCAGCACCAACGCATTGAGATTATAGCGAACGATCAGGGCAACCGCACCACGCCGTCTTACGTGGCCTTCACCGACTCCCAGCGTCTCGTCGGAGACGCCGCCAGGAATCAAGTCGCCAATAATCCCATCAACACTATTTTCG ATGCAAAGAGGCTGATCGGTCGCAAATTCAATGACCCAACGGTTCAGAGTGACATGATACTTTGGCCATTCAAGGTCATTGCTGACTCCACCAACAAGCCTATGATAGTAGTAACCTACAAAGGAGAGGAGAAGCAGTTTGCAGCTGAGGAGATCTCGTCAATGGTGCTCACCAAGATGAAGGATGTCGCCGAGGCTTATCTTGGAGAGTCGGTGAACAATGCTGTGATCACCGTGCCTGCTTATTTCAACGACTCTCAGCGTCGCGCAACCAAGGATGCGGGAGCCATTGCCGGCCTTAATGTTATGAGGATCATCAATGAGCCTACTGCTGCAGCCATCGCATACCTTGTGGATAAACGAGCTACTTTCCGCGGCGAaaaaaatgtgctcattttcgACCTTGGTGGTGGCACGTTTGATGTGTCTCTGGTGACTATTAATGCGGGCGTCTTAAGAGTGAAGGCTGTTTCTGGAGATACTCATCTTGGAGGCGAGGATATGGACAACAGGATGGTGAATCATTTCGTAAAAGAGTTCAAGCGCAAGAAAAATATGGATATTAGTGGGAACCCAAGAGCTATTAGGAGATTAAGGACTGCTTGTGAAAGGGCCAAGAGGATTCTTTCCTCCACTTTCGAAACCAATATTGAGATTGAATCATTGTTTGAGGGGATTGATTCCATTTCGACTATCACTCGTGCTAAATTTGAGGAGcttaatatggatttattcaACACATGTATAGAGCAGGTTAAGATGTGTTTGCAGGAtgcaaagatgaagaagagcaGCATCCATGATGTGGTGTTGGTGGGTGGGTCGAGTAGAATTCCCAAGGTCCAGCAGATGTTGCAGGAGTTGTTCGACGGGAAAAAGGTGTGCAAGAGCATTAACCCGGACGAAGCTGTGGCTTATGGTGCTGCCGCGCTTGCTGCTCAATTGAGTGGTGAAGGCAATGATAAGGTGCGACAATTGGTTCTTTTGGATGTTACTCCGTTGTCCCTTGGTATTGAATGTAATGGAGATAAGATGTGTGTGTTTATTCCGAGGAATACAGCTATCCCAACAAGGaaggaaataaaaaatttcaCCACATCGAAGGACAATCATACTAGTGTGTCATTTCCGGTGTACGAGGGCGAAAGAAGCAGGGCAACAGACAACAATCTGCTAGGGGAATTCTGGCTCAAAGGCATTCCAGCGGCTCCCCGGGGTGCAATTTGTTTCAATGTGTGCTTCGACATTGATGCGAATGGTATCCTGAACGTGTCGGCGGGAGAGGCAACGAGTGGACTAAACAACAACATCACCATCAACAGCTACATGGGTAGGCTGTCTAAGAAACAAATAGAGAAGATGATTCAAGATGCTGACAAGTACAAGAAGGAAGATGAGGAGCATAGGAAGAATGTTGCGGCCAAGCATGCCGTGGAGGACTACGCCTACAACACGAGGAACACCATCAGATGTGCAGCCAAGCTCACGGAAGACGACAAGAAGAAGATGGAAGATGCTTTCCAGTGTTTTATGCAGTGGTTGGACTCAAACAAACATGCACAAGCTGATGATTTCATGAATAAGATGAAGGAGCTCCAGACCATATTCAATCCCATCATTGCCAAGATGGATTAA
- the LOC131022255 gene encoding pathogenesis-related thaumatin-like protein 3.5: MVSSWLLFLGSLLPFFTGSKAAVFTLQNRCKENIWPGTLSGAGHPLLINGGLQLKPNERTNVVAPTGWSGRFWARSGCSFDQSGKQGNCTTGDCGGLLQCGGIGGTPPASLAEFTLDSPEDFYDVSLVDGFNMPISVVPSGGSGNCSAVKCSSNLNLQCPEKLQVRVNDGGETVACKSACLAFDQPQFCCTGAYNNPQICKPSNYSEVFKKACPTAYSYPYDDGTSIFTCKGANYSIIFC; this comes from the exons ATGGTATCATCATGGCTTCTTTTCCTAGGCTCACTTCTTCCATTCTTCACAG GATCCAAAGCTGCAGTCTTCACGTTGCAAAACAGGTGTAAAGAAAATATATGGCCCGGAACCCTCTCGGGAGCCGGCCACCCTCTGCTCATAAACGGCGGCCTGCAGCTCAAACCAAATGAGCGAACCAACGTCGTAGCACCCACCGGGTGGTCGGGCCGTTTCTGGGCCCGCAGCGGCTGCAGCTTCGACCAATCGGGCAAGCAGGGGAACTGCACCACTGGCGACTGTGGTGGCCTCCTGCAATGCGGTGGCATTGGTGGGACACCTCCGGCTTCCCTGGCGGAGTTCACTTTAGACAGCCCGGAAGACTTTTATGATGTCAGCCTCGTCGATGGGTTCAACATGCCCATCTCTGTCGTCCCATCTGGTGGATCGGGTAACTGTTCAGCCGTGAAGTGCAGCTCCAACTTGAACCTGCAATGCCCGGAGAAGTTGCAGGTGAGGGTCAATGACGGCGGTGAGACGGTGGCTTGTAAGAGCGCTTGCTTGGCTTTTGATCAGCCTCAGTTCTGCTGCACAGGAGCCTACAACAATCCTCAGATTTgcaagcccagtaattattcaGAGGTTTTCAAGAAAGCTTGCCCCACAGCTTATAGCTACCCTTATGATGATGGCACTAGCATTTTCACCTGCAAGGGGGCTAATTATTCCATCATATTTTGCtga
- the LOC131022257 gene encoding ras-related protein RGP1-like, with protein sequence MSNLYGGAFGGNKVDYVFKTVLIGDSAVGKSQLLARFSRNEFSMDSKSTIGVEFQTRTVEIDHKTVKAQIWDTAGQERYRAVTSAYYRGAVGAMLVYDITNRQSFDHMARWLEELRGHADKNIVIMLVGNKSDLETDRAVSTEDAKEFAQRENLCFMETSALEATNVEQAFVTVLTEIYRVVSKKSLVANEAESGGNEALLQGTKIVIPGQEPAPAASNFSCCRSS encoded by the exons ATGTCGAATTTGTACGGTGGGGCTTTCGGCGGCAACAAAGTCGACTACGTCTTCAAAACCGTGTTGATAGGAGATTCCGCGGTGGGGAAATCGCAGCTGCTAGCTCGCTTTTCCAGGAATGAGTTCAGTATGGACTCCAAGTCCACCATCGGTGTTGAGTTCCAGACGCGGACCGTTGAGATCGATCACAAAACTGTCAAGGCGCAGATTTGGGACACTGCTGGTCAAGAAAG ATATAGGGCGGTGACCAGTGCATATTACAGAGGAGCAGTAGGGGCAATGCTCGTTTATGATATCACCAATCGTCAATCATTTGATCATATGGCTAGGTGGCTGGAGGAATTACGGGGCCATGCTGACAAGAATATTGTCATTATGCTCGTAGGCAACAAATCCGACTTGGAAACAGATCGAGCTGTATCAACTGAAGATGCTAAAGAGTTCGCCCAGAGGGAGAACCTATGCTTTATGGAAACATCAGCACTTGAGGCAACAAATGTTGAACAAGCTTTCGTAACTGTCCTGACTGAGATTTATCGTGTCGTTAGCAAGAAATCGCTCGTTGCTAATGAAGCAGAATCCGGAGGAAACGAAGCACTTCTTCAGGGTACCAAGATTGTCATTCCTGGACAGGAACCTGCGCCTGCTGCTAGCAACTTTAGCTGTTGTAGATCATCATAG